One window from the genome of Pseudomonadota bacterium encodes:
- a CDS encoding trypsin-like peptidase domain-containing protein produces MNSVKTEDRKQGSRVQGQKSRVQVQGVKGSAGTITQNSKLKTQNLFIALIVLLILSFLPPFPVYAKEDRIVEVVEMASKAIVNIKTEELTRNSGEEKKTSLIKKFITGEEEEEESFENIGSGVVLDANGIIVTNEHLIAKAINIRVKFINGKEYDAFVLGSDPEFDIALLKVADKDDFPFLKVTKNKKVKVGERAIVIGNPYGLASSVTVGVVSATGRNLRIDNRVYVNLIQTDASINPGNSGGALLDVEGNPIGIVTAIYGEGKGIGFAIPIEDVMGMVSEFLKTGTKRPVFGLFVEKKKDEKSTYLYVSKVIPRSPAEKYGIKIGDRIVEINKKKIKEGVKLHNIFRGANESDVLQLKVLKGPKAYFINIDGKDVESFRFSPVDELLCNMRISDIKGYPKMKFKLKEKNGVVVTKVYKGGIGEKCGLRNGDVIIKINNYTVANKDDFDSYMVEGLKRNYILYQVKRNSNIFYLPVKLDTLL; encoded by the coding sequence GTGAATAGCGTGAAGACGGAAGACAGAAAGCAGGGGTCAAGGGTTCAAGGGCAAAAAAGCAGGGTTCAAGTTCAAGGGGTCAAGGGATCTGCCGGAACTATAACTCAAAACTCAAAACTCAAAACTCAAAACTTATTTATTGCACTCATTGTGCTGCTCATTCTTTCATTCCTGCCCCCATTCCCTGTGTATGCCAAAGAGGACAGGATTGTAGAAGTTGTGGAGATGGCGAGCAAAGCCATAGTCAATATAAAGACTGAAGAACTTACCAGGAATTCAGGTGAAGAGAAAAAGACCTCACTCATCAAGAAATTTATTACCGGAGAGGAAGAGGAAGAAGAGTCTTTTGAGAATATTGGTTCCGGAGTAGTCCTGGATGCGAATGGGATTATCGTAACCAACGAACACCTCATTGCTAAGGCTATCAATATCAGGGTGAAGTTTATTAACGGGAAGGAGTATGATGCATTTGTCCTCGGGAGCGACCCTGAGTTTGATATTGCCCTGCTGAAGGTTGCCGATAAGGATGACTTCCCCTTTTTAAAAGTGACCAAAAACAAGAAGGTGAAGGTTGGTGAAAGGGCCATAGTAATCGGCAATCCATACGGACTTGCGAGTTCTGTAACTGTAGGAGTGGTAAGCGCAACCGGGAGAAATTTGAGAATCGATAACAGGGTTTACGTGAACCTCATACAAACAGATGCTTCAATAAACCCCGGTAACAGCGGGGGTGCACTACTGGATGTTGAAGGTAATCCCATCGGCATAGTTACGGCAATATACGGAGAGGGCAAGGGTATTGGATTTGCCATACCAATAGAAGATGTCATGGGCATGGTATCCGAGTTTTTAAAAACCGGTACAAAAAGACCTGTTTTTGGTTTGTTTGTAGAGAAGAAGAAGGATGAAAAAAGCACCTACCTTTATGTGAGCAAGGTAATTCCGAGAAGCCCTGCTGAAAAATATGGCATCAAAATCGGCGACAGGATTGTGGAGATTAATAAGAAAAAAATAAAGGAAGGGGTAAAGCTCCATAACATTTTCAGAGGTGCTAACGAAAGTGACGTCCTGCAACTTAAGGTATTGAAAGGCCCAAAGGCGTATTTCATAAATATTGATGGAAAAGATGTCGAATCTTTTCGATTCTCACCCGTTGATGAACTGTTATGTAATATGAGAATCTCCGACATAAAAGGCTACCCGAAAATGAAATTCAAGCTGAAGGAAAAGAACGGGGTTGTTGTAACGAAGGTCTACAAAGGGGGCATAGGAGAAAAATGCGGGTTACGTAACGGAGATGTCATTATAAAGATTAATAACTATACTGTAGCCAACAAAGACGATTTTGATTCCTATATGGTAGAAGGATTGAAAAGGAACTATATTCTTTACCAGGTAAAAAGAAATTCAAATATTTTTTATTTGCCTGTAAAACTCGATACCTTGCTGTAG
- a CDS encoding acetyl-CoA acetyltransferase, whose translation MAKEVAVIGVGQSSFVRGYEGSIRELAFEAFREAMQDAGIAKKDVDASIFCSAPEYDKQRSPAGVLAEYLGLIPQPTFYIETVCSSSSSGVKVGYSMIKAGLHDVVVVLGFQKMSEITSAESQERMGRGADIQWEAPFGTMMPAYYALYAQAYMAKNGLTHDDLMNVRVKSGTYGQTNERAVFRKGVKPSDFDPNNPDARMAAAVAWPLRVGDACANADGSSCIILANAEKAKAFSKKPVWITGIGAASEAVNMAARPDFAKGLSVGYGAAKQAYNMAGITAKDVKVAEVHDCFTIAEIMAYEGLGFAPMGDGKQLIREKATYKEGRIPVNVDGGLLSKGHPIGATGGSQMRTIVLQLRGEAGPMQVPGDPDIGLVHNVGGVGLYGSVTIFGR comes from the coding sequence ATGGCAAAAGAAGTAGCAGTAATTGGTGTGGGCCAGAGCTCTTTTGTGAGAGGCTATGAAGGCTCCATCAGAGAATTGGCCTTTGAGGCATTCAGGGAAGCCATGCAGGATGCAGGCATCGCGAAGAAAGACGTTGATGCCTCTATTTTTTGCTCGGCGCCTGAATACGACAAGCAAAGGTCACCGGCAGGTGTTCTGGCCGAGTATCTGGGATTAATCCCCCAGCCGACTTTTTATATTGAGACTGTCTGCTCATCAAGCAGCTCCGGTGTGAAAGTAGGCTACAGCATGATTAAGGCAGGGCTCCACGATGTAGTGGTTGTCCTCGGTTTTCAGAAGATGTCGGAAATTACATCTGCTGAATCCCAGGAGAGGATGGGCAGGGGTGCAGATATTCAGTGGGAAGCCCCCTTCGGCACCATGATGCCGGCCTATTATGCACTATACGCTCAGGCCTACATGGCAAAGAATGGACTGACACACGACGACCTTATGAATGTAAGAGTGAAATCAGGCACCTACGGCCAGACCAATGAGAGGGCTGTCTTCCGGAAGGGTGTCAAGCCGTCGGATTTTGACCCGAATAATCCTGATGCAAGGATGGCAGCTGCGGTTGCATGGCCGCTAAGGGTTGGTGATGCCTGTGCTAATGCGGACGGCAGTTCTTGTATAATTCTGGCAAATGCAGAAAAAGCAAAGGCCTTTTCAAAGAAGCCTGTATGGATTACCGGTATAGGCGCTGCTTCAGAGGCGGTCAATATGGCAGCGAGACCTGATTTCGCAAAAGGTTTGAGTGTCGGATACGGCGCAGCAAAACAGGCTTACAATATGGCTGGGATAACAGCGAAGGATGTAAAGGTAGCCGAGGTGCATGACTGCTTTACCATTGCAGAGATTATGGCATACGAAGGTCTGGGGTTTGCACCGATGGGCGACGGCAAGCAGCTTATCCGGGAAAAGGCTACATATAAGGAAGGTCGGATTCCGGTCAACGTCGATGGAGGTCTTCTCTCCAAGGGTCACCCTATTGGCGCAACAGGCGGATCACAGATGCGTACAATCGTCCTTCAACTCCGTGGGGAAGCCGGCCCGATGCAGGTGCCAGGCGACCCGGACATTGGCCTCGTGCACAATGTCGGCGGTGTAGGACTTTATGGCAGCGTTACTATATTCGGGAGGTGA
- the purB gene encoding adenylosuccinate lyase, which translates to MIERYTLQRMAKIWEEQNKFQKWLEIEVAICEAYAELSLIPQEDLAVIQEKASFDISRINEIEKRTKHDVVAFIESVSECVGPSSRYIHMGITSSDILDTSFSCLLNEASDILIQDTIAFMGVLKENAYTYKDTPMIGRTHGIHAEPITFGLKMAHFYDEMRRNLERLKAAKERVSCGAISGAVGTFAHAQPSIEEYVCKKMGLKPVPVSTQIIPRDYYAEFFTTLAIIGSSIEKMSLEIRNLQRTEVGEAEEFFQKGQTGSSAMPHKRNPIASENLCGLARLLRGYAVAALENIPLWHERDISHSSVERVIAPDATILLDYMLERIKNMYKNLIIYPDKMQKNMDISKGLYHSETVLLSLIKKGLTRQEAYKITQRVAMKCYANNLDFKTEVKKDDEIRSYLSEAEIEGTMSNEHYFRYVDTIFGRVFNQ; encoded by the coding sequence ATGATAGAGCGATACACATTACAAAGGATGGCAAAGATATGGGAAGAGCAAAACAAGTTCCAGAAATGGCTTGAGATTGAGGTAGCCATATGCGAAGCCTACGCAGAACTCTCGCTCATTCCGCAGGAAGACCTTGCAGTTATTCAGGAAAAGGCCAGCTTCGATATAAGCAGGATCAACGAGATCGAAAAGCGTACGAAACATGACGTGGTGGCTTTTATTGAATCAGTTTCAGAATGTGTGGGACCCTCCTCAAGGTATATACACATGGGCATCACTTCGTCGGATATCCTCGATACATCGTTCTCGTGTTTGCTGAATGAAGCCTCAGATATCCTTATTCAGGACACCATTGCGTTTATGGGTGTCTTAAAAGAGAATGCTTACACATATAAGGATACGCCCATGATCGGGAGAACCCACGGTATCCATGCGGAACCGATTACCTTCGGCCTTAAAATGGCACATTTCTATGACGAGATGCGAAGAAACCTGGAGCGCCTCAAGGCAGCCAAAGAACGGGTAAGCTGTGGAGCAATTTCCGGAGCGGTAGGGACGTTTGCACACGCCCAGCCCTCCATTGAAGAATATGTGTGTAAAAAAATGGGGTTAAAACCTGTGCCAGTCTCGACACAGATCATTCCAAGAGACTATTACGCTGAATTTTTTACCACACTGGCGATAATAGGCTCGTCCATTGAAAAAATGTCTCTGGAGATACGAAACCTTCAGCGCACAGAGGTTGGTGAGGCAGAGGAGTTCTTCCAGAAAGGTCAGACCGGGTCGTCCGCTATGCCGCACAAGAGAAACCCCATAGCATCGGAGAACCTTTGCGGACTTGCGCGACTGCTCCGGGGATATGCTGTAGCTGCCCTTGAGAATATCCCCCTCTGGCACGAAAGGGACATCAGCCACTCCTCTGTGGAGAGGGTTATCGCCCCGGACGCCACTATCCTTCTTGACTACATGCTTGAACGGATAAAAAACATGTACAAAAACCTGATTATTTACCCTGACAAAATGCAGAAAAACATGGATATATCAAAAGGTCTCTACCACTCGGAGACTGTCCTGCTAAGCCTCATAAAGAAGGGTCTCACACGACAGGAGGCATATAAAATCACCCAGAGGGTTGCTATGAAGTGCTATGCAAACAACCTCGATTTCAAAACAGAAGTCAAAAAAGATGACGAAATCAGGAGTTATCTGAGCGAAGCAGAAATTGAAGGCACTATGAGCAACGAACATTATTTCAGATATGTGGATACGATCTTCGGGAGGGTGTTTAATCAGTGA
- a CDS encoding D-alanyl-D-alanine carboxypeptidase, translating into MKRWFVVLLVLLFWTTLADARPAQKKKMPVEKNVSTAKVQAEKEGPYKAYIVVEGSTGKVIEGENVHVKRPPASVTKLMLASVVLDKIAKGEINLTDKITASKEASKIGGSQVYLKEGEAFTLEEMMKATLVASANDAAYAIAEHVGGSKEEFVRLMNEKAKALGMADSEFHSPHGLPPSKGQQEDISSCNDLVILARELLKYPKLLEWTSIKTEGFRDDKFTMNNHNKLLVRMPGLVDGMKTGYYRETGFNVVATAKKGDLRFIIVVMGSPNAKIRDNVAMEKFKKAFSQYKILNVVKKGEVIDKDIILEDGKYRKIKGVANANFLYPMPSDKKGTVKKEIVVPEKIKGEVKEGQKLGELVIKLENEQIGKVDIVSPVYVPKANLFTRLIRKMGFNL; encoded by the coding sequence ATGAAAAGATGGTTTGTTGTCCTATTAGTGTTGTTGTTCTGGACAACGCTGGCAGATGCAAGGCCTGCACAAAAAAAGAAGATGCCTGTGGAAAAAAATGTGTCAACGGCAAAGGTGCAGGCCGAGAAGGAAGGCCCTTACAAGGCGTATATCGTTGTTGAAGGCAGCACAGGCAAGGTGATTGAAGGTGAAAATGTCCATGTTAAGCGCCCACCGGCCAGTGTCACGAAACTCATGCTTGCCTCTGTTGTGCTGGATAAGATTGCAAAAGGAGAAATTAACTTAACAGACAAAATAACTGCTTCAAAAGAGGCATCAAAGATCGGCGGAAGCCAGGTATATCTCAAAGAGGGTGAAGCATTTACTTTAGAAGAAATGATGAAGGCAACCCTTGTTGCGTCAGCTAATGATGCGGCATATGCCATTGCGGAACACGTTGGCGGCAGCAAGGAAGAATTCGTCAGATTGATGAACGAAAAGGCTAAAGCCCTTGGTATGGCCGATTCGGAATTTCATTCGCCCCATGGCCTCCCCCCTTCAAAGGGTCAGCAGGAAGACATTTCATCCTGTAACGATCTTGTAATCTTGGCAAGAGAACTTTTAAAATATCCTAAACTTCTCGAATGGACCTCAATCAAGACAGAAGGTTTCAGAGACGACAAGTTCACCATGAATAACCATAACAAGCTTCTCGTGAGGATGCCGGGACTCGTTGACGGAATGAAAACTGGTTATTACAGGGAAACAGGTTTCAATGTTGTGGCCACTGCAAAGAAGGGCGATCTCCGGTTCATCATTGTTGTCATGGGGAGTCCCAATGCCAAAATAAGAGATAATGTGGCAATGGAGAAGTTCAAAAAAGCCTTTTCCCAGTATAAGATCCTGAATGTGGTGAAGAAAGGCGAGGTGATTGACAAAGACATTATACTTGAAGATGGTAAATACAGGAAAATAAAAGGTGTCGCTAATGCAAATTTTCTGTACCCCATGCCAAGCGATAAAAAGGGGACCGTAAAGAAAGAGATTGTTGTGCCTGAGAAAATAAAGGGCGAGGTAAAGGAAGGGCAGAAGCTTGGAGAGCTTGTGATAAAGCTTGAAAATGAACAGATCGGGAAGGTGGATATTGTTTCTCCTGTTTATGTGCCCAAGGCAAACCTGTTTACCAGACTCATAAGGAAGATGGGTTTTAATCTATAA
- the mltG gene encoding endolytic transglycosylase MltG, translating to MLKKQSKRIIVIAFILFLVMQTFIFASIPKDTDSETIKVVVKNGTSTYQIANTLKEDGIIYSSRLFMLFTLLTGGKLKAGEYDLRKSMSTIDIIEKMERGERNIYMLKVVEGYNIYNIADMMEHAGIMERDEFIRLAKNEAYLRKLGIKGDSLEGYLAPDTYYYSKETDIEKFIEKIVQRTFKLFEKEDIKSRMNGIGFDMYKTLTLASMIEKEAKLRDEKPLIAAVFHNRLKKEMSLDCDPTIIYGTGAFLSPITKSDLITYTPYNTYRFKGLPRGPICNPDKGSIMAALYPAPVDYLYFVSRNDGTHVFSKDMKTHSNFVAMYQRSKNSKKP from the coding sequence ATGCTCAAAAAACAAAGTAAACGTATCATTGTAATCGCGTTTATCCTGTTCCTTGTGATGCAAACGTTTATATTTGCGAGCATACCGAAAGACACAGACAGCGAGACCATAAAGGTAGTAGTGAAAAACGGAACAAGCACGTATCAAATTGCCAATACGCTAAAAGAAGATGGTATCATCTATTCGTCCCGTCTTTTTATGCTTTTCACTCTTCTCACAGGCGGCAAATTAAAGGCTGGGGAATATGATTTACGAAAGAGTATGTCCACCATAGACATTATAGAGAAAATGGAACGTGGTGAGCGCAATATATATATGTTAAAGGTTGTTGAGGGTTACAATATATATAATATAGCAGACATGATGGAACATGCCGGGATTATGGAAAGGGACGAGTTCATACGTCTTGCCAAAAATGAGGCATACCTCAGAAAGCTTGGCATCAAAGGAGATTCTCTGGAGGGTTATCTGGCCCCTGATACTTATTATTATAGTAAAGAAACAGATATTGAAAAATTTATCGAAAAAATTGTGCAAAGAACCTTTAAATTGTTTGAAAAAGAAGATATAAAGAGTAGAATGAATGGTATAGGATTTGATATGTATAAAACATTAACCTTGGCATCCATGATTGAAAAAGAGGCAAAACTCAGGGACGAAAAACCATTAATCGCAGCCGTTTTTCATAACAGGTTAAAAAAAGAGATGTCGCTCGATTGCGACCCGACAATTATATACGGAACAGGGGCATTTCTAAGCCCGATCACGAAATCCGACCTTATTACCTACACCCCTTACAATACATATAGGTTTAAGGGGTTGCCCAGGGGGCCTATTTGTAACCCTGATAAAGGTTCCATTATGGCAGCGCTTTACCCTGCACCCGTGGATTATCTCTATTTCGTTTCAAGAAATGATGGCACCCATGTGTTTTCGAAAGACATGAAAACACATAGCAATTTTGTGGCAATGTATCAAAGATCAAAAAACTCAAAAAAACCGTGA
- the ruvX gene encoding Holliday junction resolvase RuvX: MRILCLDVGDKNIGVALSDPTRSIALALKLHKRNSIKKDFDELRHIVDNNDVKEIVIGLPKDLSGGIGKRAQGVMDFADAIKRHINIPVVLWDERFSSNEAHRIFEMAQVSHKKRKPFIDMMAAQIILQGYLDAQKTK; the protein is encoded by the coding sequence ATGAGGATACTTTGCCTTGATGTGGGGGATAAGAATATTGGGGTTGCCCTGTCAGACCCAACCCGGAGCATTGCCCTGGCGCTCAAGCTTCACAAGCGTAATTCTATAAAAAAAGACTTTGATGAATTAAGACATATTGTAGACAACAACGATGTAAAAGAGATCGTTATAGGCCTGCCGAAAGATTTGAGCGGGGGTATCGGCAAGAGGGCGCAAGGGGTTATGGACTTTGCCGATGCAATAAAGAGGCACATCAATATCCCGGTTGTACTGTGGGACGAAAGGTTCAGTTCAAATGAAGCACACAGGATTTTCGAAATGGCGCAGGTAAGTCATAAGAAGAGGAAGCCTTTTATCGACATGATGGCGGCGCAGATTATACTTCAGGGGTACCTGGATGCTCAAAAAACAAAGTAA
- a CDS encoding DUF1844 domain-containing protein — MEDQLTFSTFILSLSTSVLVNLGELPDPLKNEKDINLPLAKQTIGIIEMLMEKTKGNLTEDEDRLIDSMLYDLRMKYVEAAKKQ, encoded by the coding sequence ATGGAAGATCAATTAACATTTTCAACCTTTATTCTGTCATTATCAACATCTGTCCTTGTTAACCTGGGGGAATTACCTGATCCGTTGAAAAACGAAAAAGACATCAATCTTCCCCTTGCCAAACAGACAATAGGCATTATCGAAATGCTCATGGAGAAAACAAAGGGGAATCTTACAGAGGATGAGGACCGGCTGATTGATAGTATGCTCTATGATTTACGGATGAAGTATGTAGAGGCAGCGAAAAAGCAGTGA
- the coaBC gene encoding bifunctional phosphopantothenoylcysteine decarboxylase/phosphopantothenate--cysteine ligase CoaBC produces MDKHFTMLKGKEIIVGITGGIAAYKTAELVRELTKKGASAHVVMTKNAMEFVTPLTFQTISGNPVIHEMFELFMGSKIGHIALSDIADQMVIVPATANIIGKIANGVADDFLTTMVMAITVPILFVPSMNTKMWESKMVQMNIEKLKEAGYDFLEPGVGDLACGTVGKGRLPTIDDILEKMEDIFTVKDLVNERILVTAGPTAEFVDPVRCITNRSSGKMGYAIAKIARRRGAEVILITGQTHLPPPRNDIDVVEVTTACEMRDAVMEHYRHCTIIIKAAAVADFKCSTENCNKIKKKGDDTVMILELTKNPDIIGELGMIKEHRILVGFAAETENILENASEKLKKKNLDLIIANDVGKSGIGFGSDNNEVTIVETSGRAKHVPIMAKEEIANIILDSVKKIMKKRKRIKEDWY; encoded by the coding sequence ATGGATAAGCATTTTACAATGTTAAAAGGCAAAGAGATTATAGTCGGGATTACAGGCGGGATTGCAGCCTATAAAACAGCCGAACTGGTGAGGGAACTCACGAAAAAGGGAGCCAGCGCCCATGTGGTTATGACGAAAAATGCAATGGAATTCGTAACTCCCCTCACGTTCCAGACGATTTCCGGTAATCCTGTCATCCATGAGATGTTTGAACTTTTTATGGGTTCAAAAATAGGACACATTGCCCTTTCAGATATTGCAGACCAGATGGTGATAGTCCCAGCTACGGCTAATATTATTGGGAAAATAGCTAACGGCGTGGCTGATGATTTTTTAACTACGATGGTAATGGCTATTACAGTGCCCATCCTTTTTGTCCCTTCTATGAACACCAAGATGTGGGAAAGCAAGATGGTGCAGATGAACATAGAAAAGCTGAAGGAAGCCGGATATGACTTTTTGGAACCGGGCGTAGGTGATCTTGCCTGTGGAACTGTTGGTAAGGGGAGGCTCCCTACCATCGATGATATCCTTGAGAAAATGGAAGATATATTTACTGTAAAAGATCTTGTGAATGAAAGAATCCTCGTAACTGCCGGTCCGACGGCAGAATTTGTCGACCCCGTGAGGTGTATAACAAACAGGTCGTCAGGCAAGATGGGGTATGCCATCGCAAAAATTGCCAGGAGAAGGGGGGCCGAGGTAATACTCATTACAGGACAGACCCACCTTCCCCCGCCGAGGAACGACATAGACGTTGTTGAAGTTACCACTGCATGTGAGATGCGGGATGCCGTTATGGAGCATTACAGGCATTGTACTATTATTATTAAGGCTGCAGCGGTAGCAGATTTTAAGTGTTCCACAGAAAATTGCAACAAGATAAAAAAGAAAGGTGATGATACTGTAATGATCCTGGAACTTACAAAGAATCCCGATATTATCGGAGAACTGGGAATGATAAAAGAACACAGGATCCTCGTTGGTTTTGCAGCTGAAACAGAAAACATCCTCGAAAACGCCTCGGAGAAATTAAAAAAGAAAAATCTGGATTTAATTATTGCAAATGATGTTGGCAAGAGTGGCATCGGTTTTGGTTCTGACAATAATGAAGTAACAATCGTTGAGACTTCCGGTCGGGCTAAACACGTTCCAATCATGGCCAAAGAAGAAATTGCGAATATCATCCTCGATTCTGTTAAAAAGATAATGAAAAAGAGGAAAAGAATCAAAGAGGATTGGTACTGA
- a CDS encoding Zn-ribbon domain-containing OB-fold protein has product MGFDKFGRKSFTGVTKTAKFVDLLAEGKIEGTVCKQCGAKYFPPRSDCAACLSKDMEWFEMPKKGTLETFTIAYYAPFGFEKDCPYTMGVADFSDNLKLFARLAGDIKPEDVKVGMDVSIRPLKYDDGQMSFEITKA; this is encoded by the coding sequence ATGGGTTTTGATAAATTCGGAAGAAAAAGCTTTACTGGAGTGACAAAGACTGCAAAGTTTGTTGATTTATTGGCAGAAGGAAAAATCGAAGGGACAGTATGTAAACAGTGTGGCGCCAAATATTTTCCACCAAGATCCGACTGTGCCGCCTGTTTATCAAAAGATATGGAGTGGTTCGAGATGCCGAAAAAAGGCACACTTGAAACCTTTACAATTGCTTATTATGCACCCTTTGGTTTCGAGAAGGATTGCCCCTACACCATGGGTGTAGCTGATTTCAGCGATAACCTGAAACTGTTCGCACGCCTCGCCGGGGACATCAAGCCTGAGGACGTAAAAGTCGGGATGGATGTTTCCATCAGGCCTTTGAAATATGATGATGGCCAGATGTCGTTTGAGATTACAAAGGCTTAA